In one Streptomyces venezuelae genomic region, the following are encoded:
- a CDS encoding S28 family serine protease yields the protein MRKALRWVLSLVVLIGTVGVAGATTGTATAADRTRSSTDRADSTDIADIADIKDRLLAIPGMSLIEEKPYPGYRFFVLNYTQPVDHRHPSKGTFKQRLTVLHKDTSRPTVFYTSGYGVSTAPSRREPTQIVDGNQVSMEYRYFTPSRPQPADWSKLDIWQAASDQHRIHKALKSIYGKKWLATGGSKGGMTATYYERFYPRDMDGVVAYVAPNDVVDKEDSAYDKFLAGVGPRECRTRIQDVQREALVRREPLSAKLAAYAEAEGYTFKTVGTLDKAFEAVVMDLVWGFWQYQPAATACGTIPDAAAATDQEIFDYVDSVGGWSSYTDQGLEPYTPYYYQAGTELGAPTIGQPWLGDLSRYGYQPPRNFVPRDIPMKFKPQAMRDVDRWVRHNAHRMMYVYGEYDPWGAEPFRPARGAKHDTHVFTAPGANHGANVAQLVAADKAKATQRIQAWAGVSSSAGKPLAAYDKKLDRRDVRKEQTLRP from the coding sequence ATGCGCAAGGCGCTCAGATGGGTGCTGTCGCTCGTGGTGCTGATAGGCACCGTGGGCGTGGCCGGGGCGACGACCGGAACGGCGACGGCCGCGGACCGCACGAGGAGCAGCACGGATCGTGCTGACAGCACCGACATCGCCGATATCGCCGACATCAAGGACAGGCTGCTCGCCATACCCGGCATGAGCCTGATCGAGGAGAAGCCGTATCCCGGCTACCGATTCTTCGTCCTCAACTACACCCAGCCGGTGGACCACCGGCACCCGTCCAAGGGCACCTTCAAGCAGCGCCTGACCGTGCTGCACAAGGACACCAGCCGGCCGACGGTCTTCTACACCAGCGGCTACGGCGTCTCCACGGCCCCCAGCCGCCGCGAGCCGACGCAGATCGTCGACGGCAACCAGGTCTCCATGGAGTACCGCTACTTCACGCCCTCGCGCCCCCAGCCCGCCGACTGGTCCAAGCTCGACATCTGGCAGGCCGCGAGCGACCAGCACCGCATCCACAAGGCACTGAAGTCGATCTACGGCAAGAAGTGGCTGGCCACCGGCGGCTCGAAGGGCGGCATGACCGCCACGTACTACGAGCGCTTCTACCCGCGTGACATGGACGGCGTCGTCGCCTACGTCGCCCCCAACGACGTGGTCGACAAGGAGGACTCGGCGTACGACAAGTTCCTCGCCGGCGTCGGACCGCGCGAGTGCCGCACCCGGATCCAGGACGTGCAGCGCGAGGCGCTGGTGCGCAGGGAGCCGCTGTCCGCGAAGCTCGCCGCCTACGCCGAGGCCGAGGGCTACACCTTCAAGACCGTCGGCACGCTCGACAAGGCCTTCGAGGCCGTCGTCATGGACCTCGTGTGGGGCTTCTGGCAGTACCAGCCGGCCGCCACCGCCTGCGGCACGATCCCGGACGCGGCCGCCGCGACCGACCAGGAGATCTTCGACTACGTCGACTCGGTGGGCGGCTGGTCCTCCTACACCGACCAGGGCCTGGAGCCCTACACGCCGTACTACTACCAGGCGGGCACGGAACTCGGCGCGCCCACCATCGGCCAGCCCTGGCTCGGCGACCTCAGCCGCTACGGCTACCAGCCGCCGCGCAACTTCGTGCCGCGCGACATCCCGATGAAGTTCAAGCCGCAGGCCATGCGGGACGTCGACCGCTGGGTGCGGCACAACGCGCACCGGATGATGTACGTGTACGGCGAGTACGACCCGTGGGGCGCCGAGCCGTTCCGGCCCGCCCGGGGAGCCAAGCACGACACGCACGTCTTCACGGCGCCCGGCGCCAACCACGGCGCGAACGTGGCGCAGCTCGTCGCCGCCGACAAGGCGAAGGCGACGCAGCGCATCCAGGCGTGGGCCGGAGTGTCCTCCTCCGCGGGCAAACCGCTCGCCGCGTACGACAAGAAGCTCGACCGGCGCGACGTGCGCAAGGAGCAGACGCTGCGGCCGTGA
- a CDS encoding glycoside hydrolase family 3 protein, with protein MSLEDKVGQLFVMHVYGHTATDPDQADVDTNLKELGVRDAAELIARYRLGGVIYFGWAHNTRSPHQIAELSEGIQKASPTIPVLISVDQEHGAVARIGAPATLLPGAMALGASGSHEHAREAARIAGTELRALGIRQDHAPDADVNVDPANPVIGIRSFGADPDAVAGFVTAQIEGYRSAGIATAAKHFPGHGDTTDDSHTELPHIHHTREEWDRYDAPPFRAAIAAGVDSVMTAHIVVPALDPSGDPATLSHPILTGILREELGYDGVISTDSLAMRGVRTKYGDDRVAVLALKAGADQLLNPPRPDIAWHAVIEAVRNGELTEERIDASVLRVLRMKARVGLLDQVLEGAPGAPAPHAPTPALSVDATVGTPAHLVAADHIADATTTLLVNTDALLPLSPATHPRVLVVGADPRSPSGTTGPPTTVLAGALNSLGFQAVALPTGTAPDEAAIEKAVADAQGRDAVLVATYNITTHTTTKDNTQAANTALDQTPGPHARAHRATDPGDDTATGQTRLVTALKATGLPVIALAIRNPYDVAHLPPVDAALASYCWTDVELRAAARVIAGRTVPQGRLPVPVRRADDPAQVLYPIGHGLTY; from the coding sequence ATGTCCCTGGAGGACAAGGTCGGCCAGCTCTTCGTGATGCACGTGTACGGGCACACCGCCACCGACCCCGACCAGGCGGACGTCGACACCAACCTCAAGGAGCTCGGCGTGCGCGACGCCGCCGAGCTCATCGCCCGGTACCGGCTCGGCGGCGTCATCTACTTCGGCTGGGCCCACAACACCCGCTCCCCGCACCAGATCGCCGAGCTCTCCGAGGGTATCCAGAAGGCCTCCCCCACCATCCCCGTCCTGATCTCCGTCGACCAGGAGCACGGCGCCGTCGCCCGCATCGGCGCCCCCGCAACCCTCCTCCCCGGCGCCATGGCCCTCGGCGCCTCCGGCTCGCACGAGCACGCCCGCGAGGCCGCCCGGATCGCCGGCACCGAACTCCGCGCCCTCGGCATCCGCCAGGACCACGCCCCGGACGCCGACGTGAACGTCGACCCGGCCAACCCCGTCATCGGCATCCGGTCCTTCGGTGCCGACCCCGACGCCGTCGCCGGATTCGTCACCGCCCAGATCGAGGGGTATCGGAGCGCGGGCATCGCCACCGCCGCCAAGCACTTCCCCGGCCACGGCGACACCACCGACGACAGCCACACCGAGCTGCCGCACATCCACCACACCCGCGAGGAGTGGGACCGCTACGACGCGCCCCCCTTCCGCGCCGCGATCGCCGCGGGCGTCGACTCCGTGATGACCGCGCACATCGTGGTGCCCGCCCTGGACCCCTCGGGCGATCCCGCCACGCTGTCCCACCCGATCCTCACCGGCATCCTCCGAGAGGAGCTCGGCTACGACGGCGTCATCTCCACCGACTCCCTCGCCATGCGCGGTGTCCGCACGAAGTACGGCGACGACCGCGTGGCCGTCCTCGCCCTCAAGGCGGGCGCCGACCAGCTCCTCAACCCACCCCGCCCCGACATCGCCTGGCACGCCGTGATCGAGGCCGTCCGGAACGGCGAGCTGACGGAGGAACGCATCGACGCGTCCGTCCTCCGCGTGCTCCGCATGAAGGCGCGGGTCGGCCTCCTGGACCAGGTGTTGGAGGGGGCACCAGGAGCGCCGGCACCACACGCCCCCACCCCCGCCCTCTCCGTCGACGCCACCGTCGGCACCCCCGCCCACCTCGTCGCCGCCGACCACATCGCCGACGCCACGACCACCCTCCTGGTCAACACCGACGCGCTCCTCCCCCTCTCCCCCGCCACCCACCCGCGCGTCCTGGTCGTCGGCGCGGACCCCCGTTCGCCGTCGGGCACCACGGGACCGCCGACCACCGTCCTCGCGGGCGCCCTCAACAGCCTCGGTTTCCAGGCCGTCGCGCTGCCCACCGGCACCGCGCCCGACGAGGCGGCCATCGAGAAGGCGGTGGCCGACGCCCAGGGCCGGGACGCCGTCCTCGTGGCCACGTACAACATCACCACGCACACGACCACGAAGGACAACACCCAGGCGGCGAACACCGCCCTCGACCAGACTCCGGGCCCGCACGCCCGCGCGCACCGCGCGACGGACCCGGGCGACGACACCGCCACCGGACAGACCCGCCTCGTCACCGCCCTCAAGGCCACCGGCCTCCCCGTCATCGCCCTCGCGATCCGCAACCCCTACGACGTGGCGCACCTGCCGCCCGTCGACGCCGCCCTCGCCTCGTACTGCTGGACGGACGTCGAACTGCGCGCCGCCGCACGGGTGATCGCGGGCCGGACCGTCCCGCAGGGGCGGCTTCCCGTGCCGGTGCGGCGGGCGGACGATCCCGCTCAGGTGCTGTATCCGATCGGGCACGGACTGACGTACTGA
- a CDS encoding LysR family transcriptional regulator, translated as MLDLGRLRALHAVSVHGTVGAAATALGYTPSAVSQQIAKLERETRTTLLERRGRGVALTEEALHLADTAQQLLAIVERAETELEERRGVPAGRLTIAAFASAARGLMPSVLADLARRHPSLDTRMTEIDPHLSIDLVAKGAVDMAVAHDWDIAPIPTPPGVEQAVIGDDFCDLVVPHDHRLAGRASVRREELKSERWITQPPGLVCHEWLIRTLREAGCEPDIAHQAEENPTLVALVAAGLGVALIPRLGRGPIPSGAVTVPLAPVPVRRLYALWRAGASRRPAIAETVRTLQLHWAP; from the coding sequence GTGCTCGATCTCGGCCGGCTCCGCGCGCTGCACGCCGTCTCCGTCCACGGCACGGTCGGGGCGGCCGCCACCGCGCTCGGCTACACGCCCTCCGCCGTCTCCCAGCAGATCGCCAAGCTGGAGCGCGAGACGCGGACGACGCTGCTCGAACGGCGGGGACGCGGGGTCGCCCTCACCGAAGAGGCGCTCCATCTCGCCGATACGGCACAGCAGTTGCTGGCCATCGTCGAACGCGCCGAGACCGAGCTGGAGGAGCGGCGCGGGGTGCCGGCGGGGCGGCTCACCATCGCGGCGTTCGCTTCGGCGGCGCGCGGGCTCATGCCGTCGGTCCTGGCGGACCTGGCACGGCGTCATCCTTCGCTCGACACCCGTATGACGGAGATCGATCCGCATCTGTCCATCGACCTCGTGGCCAAGGGGGCGGTCGACATGGCCGTCGCCCACGACTGGGACATCGCGCCGATCCCGACGCCGCCGGGGGTCGAACAGGCCGTCATCGGCGACGACTTCTGCGACCTGGTCGTCCCTCACGACCACCGGCTCGCGGGGCGGGCATCCGTGCGGCGCGAAGAGCTCAAGTCCGAGCGGTGGATCACGCAGCCTCCCGGGCTCGTCTGCCACGAGTGGCTCATCCGGACGCTTAGGGAGGCGGGGTGCGAGCCGGACATCGCCCATCAGGCGGAGGAGAACCCGACCTTGGTCGCGCTGGTCGCGGCGGGGCTCGGGGTCGCGCTCATCCCGCGCCTCGGGCGCGGGCCGATCCCGTCCGGGGCGGTCACGGTGCCGCTCGCGCCCGTTCCCGTGCGGCGGCTCTACGCCCTGTGGCGGGCGGGGGCGTCTCGGCGGCCTGCGATCGCCGAGACGGTCCGCACGTTGCAGTTGCACTGGGCTCCGTAG
- a CDS encoding sugar phosphate isomerase/epimerase family protein, whose product MRFAFSTLGVPGLPVPDVLRLATTHGYHGVELRAHPEEPVHPGLGIVERADVAAEFKAAGVEILGIAGYARVAAPGEDGPVLDEVRSLVSLARDLGAPFVRVFPGGGTEQGAAEADATAARRLGTAAGYAADAGVRILLETHDSHRTGADATRILGTVGHRQVGALWDLMHTWLGGESVTETFAALSPYLGYVQVKDIASADDTTPLALGSGVLPLEECVARLSAESWEGWLCWEYEKRWYEDAAPLPELLGPGRELLSRLVSRSG is encoded by the coding sequence ATGAGATTCGCCTTCTCCACGCTCGGCGTGCCCGGCCTGCCCGTACCCGATGTGCTGCGGCTCGCCACGACCCACGGCTACCACGGCGTCGAGCTCCGCGCGCACCCCGAGGAGCCGGTCCATCCCGGCCTCGGCATCGTCGAACGTGCCGATGTGGCGGCCGAGTTCAAGGCGGCCGGCGTCGAGATCCTCGGCATCGCCGGGTACGCGCGCGTGGCGGCGCCCGGCGAGGACGGGCCCGTGCTCGACGAGGTGCGTTCCCTCGTCTCGCTCGCCCGCGACCTGGGCGCCCCCTTCGTCCGCGTCTTCCCCGGCGGCGGCACCGAGCAGGGGGCGGCCGAGGCCGACGCGACGGCCGCGAGGCGGCTCGGCACCGCGGCCGGGTACGCCGCCGACGCGGGCGTACGCATCCTCCTGGAGACCCACGACTCGCACCGCACCGGCGCCGACGCCACCCGCATCCTCGGCACCGTCGGGCACCGCCAGGTCGGCGCCCTCTGGGACCTCATGCACACCTGGCTCGGCGGCGAGTCCGTCACGGAGACCTTCGCCGCCCTCTCCCCGTACCTCGGCTACGTACAGGTGAAGGACATCGCCTCGGCCGACGACACGACGCCCCTGGCCCTCGGCTCGGGAGTCCTGCCGCTGGAGGAGTGCGTGGCGCGGCTCAGCGCGGAGAGCTGGGAGGGGTGGCTGTGCTGGGAGTACGAGAAGCGGTGGTACGAGGACGCGGCGCCGCTGCCGGAGCTGCTGGGGCCGGGGCGGGAACTGTTGTCACGGCTGGTGAGCCGCTCCGGCTGA
- a CDS encoding bifunctional helix-turn-helix transcriptional regulator/GNAT family N-acetyltransferase, whose amino-acid sequence MATTPIHEMRAFNRFYTNLIGALDYSRHLYVPYTLTESRVLYELARSPRTDAADLRTELSLDAGYLSRLLAKFERDGLVERAPSADDSRRQRITLTARGRDAAELLDERSREAVGSLLADVPPAERSRLASAMRTVREILENGRGQGRGRRRERRPDVTLREPGPGDLGWIVQRNAALYAAEFGWNTDYEGLVARIVADFAQDHDPHLERVWIAEVDGRPAGCVMCVRDEAPGTARLRLLLVEPDARGLGIGDQLVASCVEFARGVGYRELTLWTNDVLESARGIYRRHGFVLVAEKPHRSFGVDLVGQDWLLPLHERPS is encoded by the coding sequence ATGGCGACGACACCCATCCACGAGATGCGCGCCTTCAACCGCTTCTACACGAACCTCATCGGCGCACTCGACTACAGCCGTCACCTGTACGTCCCGTACACCCTCACCGAGTCGCGCGTCCTGTACGAACTGGCCCGCTCGCCCCGCACCGACGCGGCCGACCTCCGCACCGAACTCTCGCTCGACGCGGGCTATTTGAGCCGACTCCTCGCCAAGTTCGAGCGGGACGGGCTCGTCGAGCGGGCCCCGTCCGCCGACGACTCGCGACGCCAGCGCATCACGCTCACCGCGCGCGGGCGCGACGCCGCCGAACTGCTCGACGAACGGTCACGGGAAGCGGTCGGTTCCCTGCTGGCCGACGTGCCTCCCGCCGAGCGGTCCCGGCTCGCGTCGGCGATGCGCACGGTGCGGGAGATCCTGGAGAACGGCCGCGGACAGGGGCGGGGACGCCGCCGCGAGCGTCGCCCGGACGTGACGCTGCGGGAGCCGGGACCCGGCGACCTCGGGTGGATCGTGCAGCGCAACGCCGCCCTGTACGCGGCGGAGTTCGGCTGGAACACGGACTACGAGGGCCTGGTCGCCCGCATCGTCGCCGACTTCGCCCAGGACCACGACCCGCATCTGGAGCGGGTCTGGATCGCCGAGGTCGACGGGCGTCCCGCGGGGTGCGTGATGTGCGTACGGGACGAGGCGCCCGGCACGGCCAGGCTGCGCCTCCTGCTCGTCGAGCCCGACGCGCGGGGGCTCGGCATCGGCGATCAACTGGTCGCTTCCTGCGTGGAGTTCGCACGGGGCGTCGGCTACCGCGAGCTGACGCTGTGGACCAATGACGTACTGGAGTCGGCCCGCGGCATCTACCGGCGCCACGGCTTCGTCCTCGTCGCGGAGAAGCCGCACCGCTCCTTCGGCGTCGACCTCGTCGGGCAGGACTGGCTGCTCCCGCTGCACGAGCGGCCCTCATGA
- a CDS encoding LysE family translocator: protein MEFLLTSLVVCVTPGTGVLFTIAAGLSRGTRAAVTAAVGCTLGVVPHMAAAITGLAALLNTSAIAFQTLKYLGVTYLLYMAWSTWRDKSELTAARESEPRSAGRTILTGVLINILNPKLTLFFFAFLPQFVSADEPYALLRMTELSVCFMLITFVVFVAYGRFAAAMRHHVISRPRVVTRLRRVFAAAFAALGARLAFL from the coding sequence ATGGAATTCCTCCTCACCTCCCTCGTCGTCTGCGTGACCCCGGGCACCGGCGTCCTGTTCACGATCGCGGCCGGCCTCTCGCGCGGCACCCGCGCCGCGGTGACCGCCGCCGTCGGCTGCACGTTGGGCGTCGTCCCGCACATGGCGGCCGCCATCACCGGCCTCGCGGCGCTCCTGAACACCAGCGCCATCGCCTTCCAGACGCTCAAGTACCTGGGCGTGACCTACCTGCTGTACATGGCGTGGAGCACCTGGCGGGACAAGAGCGAGCTCACCGCGGCGCGGGAGAGCGAGCCGCGCTCGGCGGGCCGCACGATCCTGACGGGCGTACTGATCAACATCCTCAACCCGAAGCTGACGCTGTTCTTCTTCGCGTTCCTGCCGCAGTTCGTGAGCGCCGACGAGCCGTACGCCCTTCTGCGCATGACGGAGCTCAGCGTCTGCTTCATGCTGATCACGTTCGTGGTCTTCGTGGCGTACGGCAGGTTCGCCGCGGCCATGCGCCACCACGTCATCTCGCGCCCGCGCGTGGTGACCCGGCTGCGCCGCGTCTTCGCGGCGGCGTTCGCGGCGCTGGGGGCGAGGCTGGCTTTCCTCTGA
- a CDS encoding PLP-dependent aminotransferase family protein: MNRSIGSPPHRSITSVSTAPPVPAATSVPTAGGGGVSDFLQLDTGDAPRGGLADWLARRIRDAIADGRLPVGGRLPATRTLAADLRVSRGVVTEAYRRLTEDGHVAGRGRGGTVVVAVPHAPGPGPEASTPPRTGAHDGNVDLFAAPHDDLGVFDAIRAAPARIDLSPGLPDLAAFPRAAWLRAERSVLAGLAPSDFGYGDPRGTPALRTAVAHWLSRNRGIRADPGDVMIVNGTAQALRLLVDVLHADGVREVAVEEPGSLGVRQHLRPLGTPPVPVDAHGVRVDALRASGARAVLLTPAHQFPTGVVLGGERRRELMKWARDGGLVIEDDYDAEHRYDRPAVPALRALLPEHVCYAGSVSKLLAPALRLGWLLAPPAYRDALLDAKRLTDLGTAALPQLVLAHLMESGDLERHLRLIRRHHRRRRDAMIAAIRTHLPTAVVHGAAAGLHLTITFREGAYEGSDAALATAALEQGVKTHPLSWHTQLPHAPGLVLGYAASTPTEIAQGVSVLGGLL, translated from the coding sequence ATGAACAGGTCCATTGGATCACCTCCCCACAGGTCCATAACGTCTGTTTCCACCGCACCGCCTGTTCCCGCCGCAACGTCTGTTCCCACTGCGGGAGGAGGCGGAGTCTCCGACTTCCTCCAGCTCGACACCGGCGACGCCCCCAGGGGCGGCCTCGCCGACTGGCTCGCGCGCCGGATCAGGGATGCCATCGCCGACGGCCGCCTACCCGTCGGCGGCAGGCTCCCCGCCACCCGCACCCTCGCCGCCGACCTGCGCGTGTCCCGGGGCGTCGTCACCGAGGCCTACCGGCGGCTCACCGAGGACGGCCATGTCGCGGGCAGGGGGAGGGGCGGGACGGTGGTCGTGGCGGTACCGCATGCGCCGGGACCTGGGCCGGAAGCGTCAACTCCGCCCCGTACAGGCGCTCATGACGGGAATGTGGACCTCTTCGCTGCCCCGCACGACGACCTCGGCGTCTTCGACGCCATCCGTGCCGCGCCCGCCCGCATCGACCTCTCGCCGGGCCTGCCCGACCTCGCCGCCTTCCCGCGCGCGGCCTGGCTGCGCGCCGAACGCTCCGTGCTCGCCGGGCTCGCTCCGTCGGACTTCGGCTACGGCGATCCGCGCGGCACCCCGGCCCTGCGCACGGCCGTCGCCCACTGGCTCTCCCGGAACCGCGGAATCCGCGCCGACCCGGGCGACGTGATGATCGTGAACGGCACGGCCCAGGCGCTGCGGCTCCTCGTCGACGTGCTGCACGCCGACGGGGTCCGCGAGGTGGCGGTGGAGGAGCCGGGGTCGCTCGGCGTGCGGCAGCACCTGCGGCCGCTCGGCACACCGCCCGTGCCGGTCGACGCCCACGGCGTGCGCGTCGACGCCCTGCGCGCGAGCGGGGCGCGCGCCGTGCTGCTCACCCCCGCCCACCAGTTCCCCACCGGCGTCGTCCTCGGCGGCGAACGGCGCCGCGAGCTCATGAAGTGGGCCCGCGACGGCGGCCTCGTCATCGAGGACGACTACGACGCCGAGCACCGCTACGACCGGCCCGCGGTCCCCGCCCTGCGCGCCCTGCTCCCGGAACACGTCTGCTACGCGGGCAGCGTCTCCAAGCTCCTCGCGCCCGCCCTGCGCCTGGGCTGGCTGCTCGCCCCGCCCGCGTACCGGGACGCGCTCCTCGACGCCAAACGCCTCACCGACCTCGGCACGGCCGCCCTGCCCCAACTCGTCCTGGCCCACCTGATGGAATCCGGCGACCTCGAACGCCACCTCCGCCTGATCCGCAGGCACCACCGCAGGCGCAGGGACGCGATGATCGCGGCGATCCGGACGCATCTGCCGACGGCGGTCGTGCACGGCGCGGCGGCGGGCCTGCACCTGACCATCACCTTCCGGGAGGGCGCGTACGAGGGCTCCGACGCCGCCCTCGCCACCGCCGCGCTCGAACAGGGCGTCAAGACACACCCCCTGTCCTGGCACACGCAACTCCCGCACGCCCCGGGCCTGGTCCTCGGCTACGCGGCGAGCACACCCACGGAGATCGCACAGGGCGTGTCGGTGCTGGGGGGACTGCTGTAG
- a CDS encoding LacI family DNA-binding transcriptional regulator, whose amino-acid sequence MTVTLADVAARAQVSPATVSRVLNGNYPVAAATRERVLRAVDELDYVLNGPASALAAATSDLVGILVNDIADPFFGIMAGAVQSEIGGPGGRAGGERMAVVCNTGGSPERELTYLTLLQRQRAAAVILTGGAIEDAEHAEAISGKLRRLTEAGTRVVLCGRPPSPDTDAVALTFDNRGGGRQLTEHLVSLGHRRIGYIAGPEERTTTRHRLEGHRAALAARGVPDDPALTVHGPYDRRSGYDATEELLRRAPDLTAVVAANDTVALGACAALRDKGLRIPADVSVAGFDDLPFSIDAVPALTTVRLPLHEAGARAGRIAMSKEKPPPGGVATVHGELMVRGSTAGPRGT is encoded by the coding sequence ATGACCGTGACCCTTGCGGACGTGGCGGCCCGCGCGCAGGTCTCCCCCGCCACCGTCTCCCGCGTGCTGAACGGCAACTACCCGGTGGCGGCCGCCACCCGCGAACGCGTCCTGCGCGCCGTCGACGAGCTCGACTACGTCCTCAACGGCCCCGCGAGCGCACTCGCCGCCGCCACCTCCGACCTGGTCGGCATCCTCGTCAACGACATCGCGGACCCCTTCTTCGGGATCATGGCGGGCGCCGTGCAGTCCGAGATCGGCGGGCCCGGCGGACGAGCGGGCGGCGAGCGGATGGCCGTCGTCTGCAACACGGGCGGCTCCCCGGAGCGTGAACTCACCTACCTCACGCTCCTCCAGCGCCAACGCGCCGCCGCCGTGATCCTCACCGGCGGCGCGATCGAGGACGCCGAGCACGCCGAGGCGATCTCCGGGAAGCTGCGTCGCCTCACGGAGGCGGGCACGCGCGTGGTGCTGTGCGGCAGGCCGCCGTCGCCCGACACCGACGCGGTGGCGCTCACCTTCGACAACCGCGGCGGCGGCCGGCAGCTGACGGAGCACCTCGTGAGCCTCGGCCACCGCCGCATCGGCTACATCGCGGGACCCGAGGAGCGCACGACCACCCGCCACCGCCTGGAGGGCCACCGCGCCGCGCTCGCCGCCCGCGGCGTCCCGGACGACCCGGCACTGACGGTCCACGGCCCCTACGACCGCCGCTCCGGCTACGACGCCACGGAGGAACTCCTGCGCCGGGCCCCCGATCTGACGGCCGTCGTCGCCGCCAACGACACGGTGGCGCTCGGCGCGTGCGCGGCCCTGCGCGACAAGGGCCTGCGCATTCCGGCCGACGTGTCGGTGGCGGGCTTCGACGACCTGCCGTTCAGCATCGACGCGGTGCCCGCGCTGACGACGGTGCGCCTGCCGCTCCACGAGGCGGGTGCCCGGGCGGGCCGCATCGCGATGAGCAAGGAGAAGCCGCCGCCGGGCGGTGTGGCGACGGTGCACGGGGAGCTCATGGTGCGGGGATCGACGGCGGGGCCTCGGGGCACCTGA
- a CDS encoding Gfo/Idh/MocA family protein, with amino-acid sequence MTRKTVRIAMNGVTGRMGHHQHLVRSILALREQGGLDLGDGTVLWPEPVLVGRREHALRALAEQHGLDQYSTDLDAVLADPAVDIYFDAQVTSAREDALKRAIAAGKHIYTEKPTATGLDAALGLARLAEAAGIKHGVVQDKLFLPGLRKLKRLIDGGFFGRILSVRGEFGYWVFEGDWQPAQRPSWNYRSEDGGGIVVDMFPHWEYVLHELFGRVRTVQALTATHVPQRWDERGKPYDATADDAAYGIFELDGGAVAQINSSWTVRVNRDELVEFQVDGTEGSAVAGLRNCRVQHRSTTPKPVWNPDLPATHSFRDQWQEVPDNGDFDNGFKAQWELFLKHVYADGPYHWDLLAGARGVQLAELGLKSSAEGRRIDVPEIAL; translated from the coding sequence GTGACACGTAAGACGGTGCGCATCGCCATGAACGGCGTCACCGGACGCATGGGCCACCACCAGCATCTGGTCCGCTCGATCCTGGCCCTCCGGGAACAAGGAGGCCTCGATCTGGGCGACGGCACCGTGCTGTGGCCCGAGCCCGTCCTCGTCGGCCGCAGGGAGCACGCCCTGCGCGCCCTCGCCGAGCAGCACGGCCTGGACCAGTACTCGACCGACCTCGACGCGGTCCTCGCCGACCCGGCCGTCGACATCTACTTCGACGCGCAGGTCACCTCCGCGCGCGAGGACGCACTCAAGCGCGCCATCGCCGCGGGCAAGCACATCTACACCGAGAAGCCGACCGCCACCGGGCTCGACGCGGCCCTCGGCCTCGCCCGCCTCGCCGAGGCGGCCGGCATCAAGCACGGCGTCGTACAGGACAAGCTCTTTCTGCCGGGCCTGCGCAAACTGAAGCGGCTCATCGACGGCGGCTTCTTCGGACGGATCCTGTCGGTGCGCGGCGAGTTCGGCTACTGGGTCTTCGAGGGCGACTGGCAGCCCGCCCAGCGCCCGTCCTGGAACTACCGCAGCGAGGACGGCGGAGGCATCGTCGTCGACATGTTCCCGCACTGGGAGTACGTCCTGCACGAGCTGTTCGGCCGCGTGCGCACCGTCCAGGCGCTCACCGCCACACACGTCCCGCAGCGCTGGGACGAGCGGGGCAAGCCCTACGACGCCACCGCCGACGACGCGGCGTACGGCATCTTCGAGCTGGACGGCGGCGCCGTCGCACAGATCAACTCGTCGTGGACGGTGCGCGTCAACCGCGACGAGCTCGTGGAGTTCCAGGTCGACGGGACCGAGGGGTCCGCCGTCGCGGGGCTGCGCAACTGCCGCGTACAGCACCGCAGTACGACACCGAAGCCGGTCTGGAACCCGGACCTGCCCGCCACCCACTCCTTCCGTGACCAGTGGCAGGAAGTGCCCGACAACGGAGACTTCGACAACGGCTTCAAGGCCCAGTGGGAGCTCTTCCTCAAGCACGTCTACGCGGACGGCCCCTACCACTGGGACCTCCTCGCGGGCGCCCGCG